A stretch of Planococcus citri chromosome 5, ihPlaCitr1.1, whole genome shotgun sequence DNA encodes these proteins:
- the LOC135847296 gene encoding uncharacterized protein LOC135847296, with protein sequence MKPAVIVLLIAVMCIQCELSFGNQTKKVNRRRIIAKKPQPIKATSNGQYGPGAGHYGTGTGQYWPGAGQYWPAAGQYWPSAGHYGPTAGHYGPGVGHYGPGAGQYGPAAISIGQIMTSDNADDTNTTVIKGENGVITVNGKAVQKNDKQFVKGIVTMNILNGRILINDNVVFEKKPSSPNNSGSSIIASSGIKYFTIKVRENGSVEYSDNKLGGGKINAHL encoded by the exons ATGAAACCTGCAGTCATCGTTTTATTAATTGCAGTAATGTGCATCCAA TGCGAATTATCATTCGGTAATCagacaaaaaaagtaaatcgaAGAAGAATTATTGCGAAGAAGCCCCAACCTATAAAAGCCACCAGCAATGGACAATATGGGCCTGGTGCTGGACACTATGGGACTGGCACCGGACAGTATTGGCCTGGCGCCGGACAGTATTGGCCTGCCGCCGGACAGTATTGGCCTTCCGCCGGACATTATGGACCTACTGCCGGACATTATGGACCTGGCGTCGGACACTATGGACCTGGCGCCGGACAGTATGGGCCTGCCGCCATATCAATAGGTCAGATCATGACTTCAGATAATGCCGATGATACAAATACCACTGTGATAAAAGGAGAAAATGGTGTGATTACTGTCAATGGAAAAGCTGTACAGAAGAATGACAAGCAATTCGTGAAGGGAATCGTCACcatgaatattttgaatggtCGTATTTTAATTAATGATAATGTGGTCTTCGAAAAGAAACCTTCTTCACCGAATAATTCTGGAAGTTCGATTATCGCTTCAAGTGGAATCAAGTATTTTACAATAAAAGTAAGGGAAAATGGTAGTGTAGAATATAGTGATAATAAGCTTGGAGGTGGAAAGATTAATGCACATCTGTga